A single region of the Sorghum bicolor cultivar BTx623 chromosome 7, Sorghum_bicolor_NCBIv3, whole genome shotgun sequence genome encodes:
- the LOC8077851 gene encoding receptor like protein 30, translating into MFCRHQNYLIILAIILTSICRVACLCHQDQSAALLRLKSGFRLNLNPAFSNLSSWEASTGCCTWERIRCEDETGRVTALDLSNLYMSGNISSDIFINLTSLHFLSLANNNFHGSPWPSPGLDNLKDLKYLNLSYSGLSGYLPVMNGQFAKLVTLDLSGLDLQSLTLDTLIDSLGSLQKLYLDRVNISVGSTNLAHASSANKTSGLQELSMQRCIVTGRVDTVLEFLSELSSLVVLRLQLSTLTGTFPSKILRIKSLTVLDLSWNENLYGELPEFIQGSALQFLNLAYTKFSGKIPESIGNLANLTVLDLSYCQFHGPIPSFAQWLKIEEINLSSNKLTGQLHPDNLALRNLTTLYLMNNSISGEIPASLFSQPSLKYLDLSQNNFTGKFRLYPHISSSLTQIIISNNILQGPIPNSLSKLLGLETLDISSNNLTGTVDLSFIKNYEKIGYLSLSNNRLSIVEKDDSHSFAEYPTSIWSLELASCNLSYVPKFLMHQRNVYYLDLSNNNIGGHIPDWIWGIGPSYGLSIDLSHNLITSIDTNLSNRSIRNLDLHSNKIGGDLPLPPPGIDQLDYSNNHFNSSIMPKFWSSVKSAEFLSLANNSLTGELSHLICNVTYIQVLDLSFNSFSGLIPPCLLKHNKYLEILNLRGNNFHGSLPQDINKGCALQKLDINSNKLEGKLPVSMINCHMLQVLDLGDNRIVDEFPEWLGVLPLLKVLVLSSNRFHGPIDHYGMNKQTGPSFPELQVLDLSSNSLNGRIPTRFLKQFKAMMVSSGAPSMYVGIIETSASPPITSPMPYYYYDNSVTVTLKGQETTLVQILSVFMSLDLSNNNFQGIIPNEIGDLKFLKGLNLSRNSFTGGIPPQIANMRQLESLDLSSNQLSGEIPPAMALMSFLEVLNLSYNHLSGMIPQSSQFLTFPETSFLGNDGLCGKPLPRLCDTNHTPSAAATPGSSNKLNWEFLSIEAGVVSGLVIVFATTLLWGNGRRWLYWQVDKFLLDVLQPWIRSRRH; encoded by the coding sequence ATGTTTTGTCGTCACCAAAACTACCTTATCatccttgctattatcttgaCTTCCATATGTCGTGTAGCGTGCCTGTGCCACCAAGATCAAAGCGCCGCGCTGCTGCGCCTCAAAAGCGGCTTCCGCTTGAACTTGAATCCAGCATTCTCAAATCTTTCGTCCTGGGAAGCAAGCACTGGCTGCTGTACATGGGAACGAATCAGATGCGAAGATGAGACGGGCCGAGTCACTGCTCTCGACCTCTCTAATCTCTACATGTCGGGTAATATCAGTTCTGATATCTTTATTAATCTTACCTCGCTTCATTTCCTTAGCCTTGCCAACAACAACTTCCATGGAAGTCCATGGCCAAGCCCAGGACTTGACAACCTCAAAGACCTCAAGTACCTTAACCTCTCTTATTCTGGGCTGTCCGGCTACTTACCTGTTATGAACGGCCAATTTGCCAAATTGGTCACTTTAGACCTGTCTGGCCTTGATTTACAAAGCTTGACCCTTGATACTTTGATTGACAGCCTTGGCAGTCTCCAAAAGCTATACCTTGATCGTGTCAACATTTCGGTAGGTTCAACCAATTTGGCTCATGCTTCCTCTGCCAATAAAACGTCAGGCCTCCAAGAGCTAAGCATGCAACGGTGCATAGTTACTGGTCGAGTTGATACTGTGCTTGAATTTCTTTCTGAGCTCTCATCCTTGGTAGTTCTTCGGCTTCAACTTAGTACACTGACTGGAACCTTCCCCTCAAAGATACTTCGTATCaaaagtttgacagttctagaTCTATCATGGAATGAGAATCTATATGGAGAGCTGCCAGAGTTCATACAGGGCAGCGCTTTGCAGTTTTTAAATCTCGCTTACACCAAATTTTCTGGAAAAATTCCAGAATCTATCGGGAACCTCGCAAATCTAACTGTATTGGACTTGTCTTATTGTCAATTCCATGGGCCCATCCCGTCCTTCGCTCAATGGTTAAAGATTGAGGAGATCAATTTGTCAAGTAACAAATTAACAGGTCAATTACACCCAGACAACCTTGCTTTACGCAACCTGACCACACTTTATCTTATGAATAATTCTATATCCGGTGAGATACCTGCATCTTTGTTTTCTCAGCCTTCTTTGAAGTATTTAGATCTCTCACAAAATAATTTCACCGGAAAGTTTCGGCTGTATCCTCATATATCTTCTAGTTTGACACAGattattattagcaacaatataCTGCAAGGACCAATCCCAAACTCATTGTCGAAGCTTCTAGGACTAGAAACATTGGACATTTCATCAAACAATCTCACTGGTACTGTAGATCTAAGTTTCATTAAGAATTATGAGAAGATTGGATATCTGTCACTATCCAATAACAGGTTGTCTATTGTGGAGAAAGATGACAGTCACTCATTCgcagaatatccaacaagtattTGGTCTTTGGAGTTGGCATCATGTAATCTGTCATATGTACCTAAATTCCTGATGCACCAGAGAAATGTTTACTATTTAGACCTTTCAAACAACAATATTGGTGGACACATACCGGATTGGATATGGGGAATTGGACCATCTTATGGCTTGAGCATTGATCTCTCTCATAACTTAATTACCAGCATTGATACAAATTTATCGAATAGATCAATCCGTAATCTGGATCTCCATTCCAACAAGATTGGGGGAGATCTCCCACTACCCCCACCAGGAATTGACCAATTGGACTACTCCAACAACCATTTTAATTCTTCTATCATGCCCAAGTTTTGGTCAAGTGTTAAGTCTGCTGAATTCCTGTCATTAGCAAACAATAGCCTTACTGGAGAACTATCACATTTGATCTGTAATGTAACATACATCCAAGTTCTAGACCTTTCTTTTAACAGCTTCAGTGGGTTAATACCACCTTGTTTGCTGAAACATAACAAGTATCTTGAGATACTGAACTTGAGAGGTAACAATTTCCATGGATCcttgcctcaggatatcaacaAGGGATGTGCACTTCAAAAATTAGATATCAACAGCAACAAATTGGAGGGGAAATTGCCAGTGTCTATGATCAACTGCCACATGCTACAAGTTCTGGACCTTGGAGACAACAGGATAGTCGATGAGTTTCCAGAGTGGCTGGGAGTACTTCCTTTGTTGAAAGTGCTTGTTCTGAGCTCAAACCGGTTTCATGGTCCCATTGATCACTATGGGATGAACAAACAGACAGGTCCCTCTTTCCCAGAGTTGCAGGTTCTGGATCTTTCTTCAAATTCTCTTAATGGCAGAATACCAACACGATTCCTTAAGCAGTTCAAAGCTATGATGGTTTCTTCAGGAGCTCCCAGCATGTACGTTGGAATTATTGAAACTTCAGCATCACCTCCAATTACAAGTCCCATGCCATACTATTACTACGATAACTCAGTCACAGTCACACTCAAGGGGCAAGAAACAACTCTGGTACAGATACTTTCAGTCTTCATGTCCCTCGATCTCTCCAACAACAACTTCCAGGGTATCATCCCCAACGAGATCGGCGACCTGAAGTTTCTCAAGGGGCTCAACCTCTCCAGGAACTCCTTCACCGGCGGGATCCCTCCCCAGATCGCTAACATGCGGCAGCTGGAGTCACTTGATCTCTCCAGCAACCAGCTCTCCGGGGAGATCCCTCCAGCAATGGCACTGATGTCATTCCTCGAGGTGCTCAACCTTTCCTACAATCATCTGTCCGGGATGATACCACAGTCCAGCCAGTTCTTGACGTTCCCAGAGACGTCATTTCTGGGAAACGACGGGCTGTGCGGGAAGCCGCTGCCACGCCTGTGTGACACGAACCACACACCATCTGCTGCTGCTACACCGGGCTCTTCTAACAAGCTGAACTGGGAATTTTTGTCGATTGAGGCAGGGGTTGTTTCTGGCTTGGTCATCGTGTTTGCGACCACGCTGCTGTGGGGCAACGGGAGGAGGTGGCTATACTGGCAGGTGGACAAATTTCTGCTAGATGTTCTGCAGCCATGGATCCGCAGCCGTCGCCACTGA